A region of Arabidopsis thaliana chromosome 5, partial sequence DNA encodes the following proteins:
- the THI2.2 gene encoding thionin 2.2 (thionin 2.2 (THI2.2); FUNCTIONS IN: toxin receptor binding; INVOLVED IN: defense response; LOCATED IN: endomembrane system; EXPRESSED IN: 7 plant structures; EXPRESSED DURING: LP.06 six leaves visible, LP.04 four leaves visible, F mature embryo stage, petal differentiation and expansion stage, D bilateral stage; CONTAINS InterPro DOMAIN/s: Thionin (InterPro:IPR001010); BEST Arabidopsis thaliana protein match is: Plant thionin (TAIR:AT1G66100.1); Has 1807 Blast hits to 1807 proteins in 277 species: Archae - 0; Bacteria - 0; Metazoa - 736; Fungi - 347; Plants - 385; Viruses - 0; Other Eukaryotes - 339 (source: NCBI BLink).) has translation MEGKTVISSLLIMSLVLAQIQVEAKICCPTKDDRSVYFVCMLSVSSQFYCLLKSKCKNTSQTICPPGYTNDILENSGDAVNEYCKLGCASSVCGALTTLQNFDTSKVLSEAVEQCTKACSSVCTGGSTAAVKSA, from the exons ATGGAAGGCAAAACTGTGATCTCAAGTCTGCTCATAATGAGTCTTGTCTTAGCACAGATTCAAGTAGAAGCAAAAATCTGCTGTCCTACCAAGGATGATAGATCTGTGTATTTTGTATGCATGCTTTCCGTGTCATCCCAATTTTATTGTCTATTAAAGAGTAAATGCAAAAATACATCTCAGACGATATGTCCTCCGGGATATACTAATGACATTCTCGAAAATTCTG GTGATGCTGTCAATGAATATTGCAAGCTAGGGTGTGCATCCTCTGTGTGTGGTGCCTTGACCACTCTCCAAAACTTTG ACACAAGTAAAGTATTGAGTGAAGCGGTTGAACAATGCACCAAGGCATGTTCTTCTGTCTGCACCGGAGGATCTACCGCCGCAGTTAAAAGTGCCTAA